A single genomic interval of Cupriavidus necator harbors:
- a CDS encoding TolC family outer membrane protein: protein MILRTSQAYFDLLTARDSVTVARAQLRAVEQQRVLAKRRYDVGEATITDVYESQSRHDLGRSQLVQALNDQEAKQAELERLVGPLPEPVAGLKADVTLPGPEPKDVNAWMGHARENNPQVRTQLAAVEVAEKEVSRNRAAHLPTLDFTAGYGNNYTSGSMTSPADIENRVKSGTIGLQLTIPIYQGGAVNSRVTEAIANRYKSRAELEAARRQAATQARQAYGGVTSGLSQVEALTSAVTSSLDSVNANKIGYRIGTRVNIDVLNAEQQLFAAQRDLAKARYDTILQGMRLKAAAGTLTEADVQGVNALLTNNAQQETPAVPAMPAAAGMKQPRTSIQ, encoded by the coding sequence CTGATCCTGCGCACCTCGCAGGCGTACTTCGATCTGCTGACCGCGCGCGACAGCGTGACAGTTGCCAGGGCGCAATTGCGGGCAGTGGAGCAGCAGCGTGTGCTTGCCAAGCGTCGCTACGACGTGGGCGAGGCGACCATTACCGATGTATACGAGTCGCAGTCCCGCCACGACCTTGGGCGCTCGCAGCTGGTGCAGGCGCTCAACGATCAGGAGGCGAAGCAGGCGGAACTCGAACGGCTGGTCGGGCCATTGCCCGAGCCTGTAGCGGGCCTGAAGGCTGACGTGACCCTGCCGGGTCCCGAGCCGAAGGATGTCAATGCCTGGATGGGTCACGCGCGGGAGAACAACCCGCAAGTGCGCACGCAGTTGGCAGCGGTCGAAGTTGCCGAGAAAGAGGTGTCCAGGAACCGCGCGGCGCACCTGCCGACACTGGACTTCACGGCTGGCTATGGCAACAACTACACCTCAGGTTCGATGACCTCGCCCGCGGACATCGAGAACCGGGTCAAGTCCGGCACCATCGGGCTGCAGCTGACGATCCCGATCTACCAGGGCGGCGCCGTCAACTCGCGCGTGACTGAGGCAATCGCCAATCGGTACAAGTCGCGCGCGGAGCTGGAAGCGGCGCGACGCCAGGCGGCGACGCAGGCACGGCAAGCCTATGGTGGTGTGACGAGTGGCCTGTCCCAGGTCGAGGCGCTGACTTCTGCGGTCACGTCGAGCCTGGATTCGGTCAATGCCAACAAAATTGGCTACCGGATCGGCACGCGCGTGAACATCGACGTGCTCAATGCCGAGCAGCAACTCTTTGCGGCGCAGCGTGATCTCGCAAAGGCACGCTACGACACTATCCTGCAAGGCATGCGGCTGAAGGCGGCGGCCGGCACGCTGACTGAGGCGGATGTCCAGGGAGTGAATGCGCTGCTGACCAACAATGCGCAGCAGGAAACACCGGCAGTGCCTGCCATGCCCGCTGCTGCCGGCATGAAACAACCCAGGACAAGTATCCAATGA
- a CDS encoding LysR substrate-binding domain-containing protein, with product MLSHRLQETSLRYFLEVIRSGSLTEAAQRLNVTVSAVSRQVGALEALLGVPLFDRRPRGMVASAAGELLAAYALRGALEADRVVSEIAALQGLRRGRVRVASSAGFAIEFLPRIIAEFRQRYPGLQFHVRVASPAEVTGIVLHGDADIGITYSRAAEQGIRVEHRQPAPVIAIMRPDHPLARFRSVTLAQMQPYPLALPEGDNTVRQLFDIACGERGVVFEPVLVTNHFETLTSFVLHGGGLSISGAVTVGDRLRRGELHAASIRERGMRSRAVELQTLAGRTLPEGVRAFLGFIRERLAAEVGVAGA from the coding sequence ATGCTGTCGCATCGCCTGCAGGAAACCTCGCTGCGCTATTTCCTGGAGGTGATACGCAGCGGCTCGCTGACCGAGGCGGCGCAGCGGCTGAATGTCACCGTGTCGGCCGTGAGCCGCCAGGTCGGCGCGCTCGAAGCGTTGCTCGGCGTGCCGCTGTTCGACCGCCGGCCGCGTGGTATGGTGGCGAGTGCCGCCGGGGAGTTGCTGGCAGCTTATGCGCTGCGCGGCGCGCTGGAAGCCGATCGGGTGGTGTCAGAGATTGCCGCGCTGCAGGGCCTGCGCCGGGGCCGGGTGCGGGTGGCCAGCTCGGCGGGGTTTGCGATCGAGTTCCTGCCGCGCATCATTGCCGAATTCCGCCAGCGCTATCCGGGCCTGCAGTTCCATGTGCGCGTGGCGTCGCCGGCCGAGGTCACCGGCATCGTGCTGCATGGCGATGCGGACATCGGCATCACCTACAGCCGCGCCGCGGAGCAGGGCATCCGCGTGGAGCACCGGCAGCCCGCGCCGGTGATCGCCATCATGCGGCCGGACCATCCGCTGGCGCGCTTTCGCAGCGTCACGCTGGCGCAGATGCAGCCTTATCCCCTGGCGCTGCCGGAGGGCGACAACACCGTGCGCCAGCTGTTCGACATCGCTTGCGGCGAACGCGGGGTGGTGTTCGAGCCGGTGCTGGTGACCAACCACTTCGAGACCCTGACCAGCTTCGTGCTGCACGGTGGCGGGCTGTCGATCTCCGGCGCCGTCACCGTGGGCGACAGGTTGCGCCGCGGTGAACTGCACGCCGCCTCGATCCGGGAGCGCGGCATGCGCAGCCGCGCGGTCGAACTGCAGACGCTGGCCGGCCGCACATTGCCTGAGGGTGTGCGTGCGTTCCTGGGGTTTATCCGCGAACGGCTGGCGGCGGAGGTTGGCGTGGCGGGCGCCTAG
- a CDS encoding toxin-activating lysine-acyltransferase, whose protein sequence is MTIPTDNEQLMKFAAEQAQRVIKKIPLLGPVSWLMMNNPTTRHSFFADLEWRVMPPLILEQAKLYMRGEMPTAFVTWAYLSDAVVERFAMPPYQLAPGDWKSGDKAFLIDVFAPYGGAKDVLDDLKATVFKGKVLHQLAPDGERTMRVLE, encoded by the coding sequence ATGACTATTCCGACCGACAACGAACAGCTGATGAAGTTTGCTGCCGAGCAAGCGCAGCGCGTGATCAAGAAGATCCCGCTGCTGGGCCCGGTGTCTTGGCTGATGATGAACAATCCAACGACGCGCCACAGCTTCTTCGCTGACCTGGAGTGGCGCGTGATGCCGCCGCTGATCCTGGAGCAGGCCAAGCTGTACATGCGGGGTGAAATGCCCACAGCCTTCGTGACCTGGGCCTACCTCTCCGACGCTGTGGTCGAGCGGTTTGCCATGCCGCCGTACCAATTGGCGCCCGGGGATTGGAAGTCGGGCGACAAGGCGTTCCTGATCGACGTGTTCGCCCCTTATGGTGGCGCCAAGGACGTGCTGGACGATCTGAAGGCCACCGTTTTCAAGGGCAAAGTGCTGCATCAGTTGGCACCGGACGGCGAGCGGACGATGCGCGTGCTGGAGTAA
- a CDS encoding HlyD family type I secretion periplasmic adaptor subunit — protein sequence MSEPMKPDQQAAADAFATAAMGIANRRPARMARIVAGSICGMAVLALVYATMAKMDVVVSAQGKVIPSGKSKVVQPLEAGIVREIHVRDGEKVKAGDILVELDPTTTAADRDRLQRDQWEAVAGVRRLTALLDGKPTMQAVEGLPADIARTQQALLTSALAEQRARLAALDAEIARKRADREGAAASLEQIRASLPLVSKKNDMREELVKTGHIAETGLIETRLELINLRKELALQTNRLAEAGAGLNAAQQQRAQAVAEFSARHAAELAEESRKSATAELELVKATMRRDLQTLRAPIDGIVQQLAVTTVGGVVTQAQPVAIVVPENTALEVDAQVQNKDIGYVKRGQRVITKVETFDFTRFGYIEGEVQWVGTDAINDQKLGPIYPVRIKLDTMATPNSVNGRKGTLTPGMSVTADIRVDQRRMISYFLSPLMRYKDEALRER from the coding sequence ATGTCTGAGCCGATGAAGCCTGACCAGCAAGCGGCAGCCGATGCCTTTGCCACGGCCGCCATGGGCATCGCCAACCGCCGTCCCGCGCGCATGGCACGGATCGTCGCTGGCAGTATCTGCGGTATGGCCGTCCTTGCGCTGGTCTACGCCACGATGGCGAAAATGGACGTGGTGGTCTCCGCGCAGGGAAAAGTCATTCCCTCGGGCAAGTCCAAGGTGGTGCAGCCGCTCGAAGCCGGCATCGTACGCGAGATCCATGTGCGCGACGGTGAGAAGGTCAAGGCTGGCGACATCCTGGTCGAACTCGACCCGACCACCACTGCAGCAGACCGTGACCGGCTGCAGCGCGATCAATGGGAGGCCGTAGCCGGGGTGCGACGGCTGACTGCGCTTCTCGACGGCAAGCCCACCATGCAGGCCGTCGAAGGCTTGCCTGCGGATATCGCCCGGACGCAGCAGGCGCTGCTCACCAGCGCGCTGGCCGAACAACGCGCCAGGCTGGCGGCGCTCGACGCTGAAATTGCCCGCAAGCGTGCCGACCGGGAAGGGGCCGCTGCCAGTCTGGAGCAGATCCGCGCCAGCCTGCCGCTTGTCAGCAAGAAGAACGACATGCGCGAGGAACTCGTCAAGACCGGGCATATCGCCGAAACCGGCCTGATCGAGACGCGGCTGGAGCTGATCAACCTCAGGAAGGAACTGGCTCTGCAGACCAACCGGCTGGCCGAAGCTGGCGCGGGCCTCAACGCCGCGCAGCAGCAGCGCGCACAGGCGGTGGCAGAGTTCAGCGCACGGCATGCGGCAGAGCTGGCCGAGGAAAGCCGCAAGTCTGCCACGGCCGAGCTGGAGCTGGTCAAGGCAACGATGCGGCGTGACCTGCAGACGCTGCGCGCACCGATCGACGGCATCGTCCAGCAACTGGCGGTGACTACCGTTGGCGGCGTGGTGACCCAGGCGCAGCCGGTGGCGATCGTGGTGCCCGAGAACACTGCACTGGAAGTGGATGCTCAGGTGCAGAACAAGGACATCGGCTACGTGAAGCGCGGCCAGCGGGTCATTACCAAGGTGGAAACCTTTGACTTCACCCGCTTCGGATATATCGAGGGCGAAGTGCAGTGGGTGGGTACCGACGCCATCAATGATCAGAAGCTTGGCCCCATCTATCCTGTGCGCATCAAGCTCGACACGATGGCCACGCCGAACTCAGTCAATGGGCGCAAGGGGACGTTGACCCCGGGGATGAGCGTGACCGCGGATATCCGCGTGGACCAACGCCGCATGATTTCCTACTTCCTGTCGCCGCTGATGCGCTACAAGGATGAAGCCTTGCGGGAGCGGTGA
- a CDS encoding amidase — MAPTRTPDPITELDAVALSRAIHAREVSCVEVLDAFLGQIDRHNPRVNAIVAPVERDTLRAQAAGLDAELARGASRGPLHGFPQAPKDISPAAGMVTTKGSPIFAGQVSEYDAVIFERMRAGGAVFVGRTNSPEFGLGGHTYNPVYGTTRNAFDPARSAGGSSGGAAVAVALHMLPVADGSDMMGSLRTPAAFNHVYGLRTSVGCVPHGPGDEVFFQQFSVAGPMARNVPDLALLLSVQAGFDARLPLTHRAEAPGTFTLPPERDWAGVRIGWLGNLGGHLPTEAGVLDTCEQALTHLRTLGCTVDTALPEFDLERLWHAWIDLRSFSVAGANAALYHDPARRALLKPEAAWEIERGLALPGTRVYEALCERSAWYQALRSLFERFDYLVLPAAQVFPFDADWDWPHTIDGRDMDTYHRWMQVVVPATMAGLPALAAPAGFGPQGLPAGIQIIGPAQADAAVLQLGHAYDQAGGFSRVRSPWLD, encoded by the coding sequence ATGGCGCCCACCCGGACCCCCGATCCCATCACCGAACTCGATGCCGTCGCCCTGTCGCGCGCCATCCATGCGCGCGAGGTCTCGTGCGTGGAAGTGCTCGATGCCTTCCTTGGCCAGATCGACCGCCACAACCCGCGCGTCAATGCCATCGTGGCTCCGGTGGAGCGCGACACCCTGCGCGCGCAGGCCGCCGGGCTCGACGCCGAACTGGCACGCGGCGCCAGCCGCGGCCCGCTGCACGGCTTCCCGCAGGCGCCCAAGGACATCAGCCCGGCCGCGGGCATGGTCACCACCAAGGGCTCGCCGATCTTCGCCGGGCAGGTCAGCGAGTACGACGCCGTGATCTTCGAGCGCATGCGCGCCGGCGGCGCGGTCTTCGTCGGGCGCACCAACTCGCCGGAGTTCGGCCTGGGCGGCCATACCTACAACCCGGTCTACGGCACCACCCGCAACGCCTTCGACCCGGCGCGTTCCGCCGGCGGCAGCAGCGGCGGCGCCGCGGTGGCCGTGGCGCTGCACATGCTGCCGGTGGCGGATGGCTCTGACATGATGGGGTCGCTGCGCACGCCCGCGGCGTTCAACCACGTGTATGGCCTGCGCACCTCGGTCGGCTGCGTGCCGCACGGCCCGGGCGATGAGGTCTTCTTCCAGCAGTTCAGCGTGGCCGGCCCGATGGCGCGCAACGTGCCGGACCTGGCCCTGCTGCTGTCGGTGCAGGCCGGCTTCGACGCGCGTCTGCCGCTGACGCACCGCGCCGAAGCGCCCGGCACCTTCACGCTGCCGCCCGAACGCGACTGGGCCGGCGTGCGCATCGGCTGGCTGGGCAACCTGGGCGGCCACCTGCCGACCGAAGCCGGCGTGCTAGATACTTGCGAGCAGGCACTCACGCACCTGCGCACGCTCGGCTGCACCGTGGACACCGCGCTGCCCGAGTTCGACCTGGAGCGACTGTGGCACGCGTGGATCGACCTGCGCAGCTTCTCGGTGGCTGGCGCCAACGCGGCGCTGTACCACGACCCGGCCAGGCGCGCGCTGCTCAAGCCCGAGGCCGCATGGGAGATCGAGCGCGGCCTGGCCCTGCCGGGCACGCGCGTGTACGAAGCCCTGTGCGAGCGCAGCGCCTGGTACCAGGCACTGCGCTCGCTGTTCGAGCGCTTCGACTACCTGGTGCTGCCGGCCGCGCAGGTGTTTCCGTTCGATGCCGACTGGGACTGGCCGCACACCATCGACGGCCGCGACATGGACACCTACCACCGCTGGATGCAGGTCGTGGTGCCGGCCACCATGGCCGGGCTGCCCGCCCTGGCCGCACCCGCCGGCTTCGGCCCCCAGGGCCTGCCGGCCGGCATCCAGATCATCGGCCCCGCGCAGGCCGACGCCGCCGTGCTGCAGCTCGGCCATGCCTATGACCAGGCCGGCGGCTTCTCGCGCGTGCGCAGCCCCTGGCTCGATTGA
- a CDS encoding Bug family tripartite tricarboxylate transporter substrate binding protein, with protein sequence MTAMPPKPFLACAAALTAVLSATPAAAQAQSWPDRPIRLVVPFAAGGATDVLGRLLAVGLGEKLGQSVVVENKPGASTVIGATQVSKAAPDGYTLLLAASTTLTLNPAIRQHLGYDPIKSFTPLGLVADMSLVLVANPDTQITTLKDLVTQAKAHPDKFSYGSFGAGSSVHFGAEMLKSATGIRMVHVPFNGSAPSLTALAGGQVPIAVDTVVATLPLIKGGKIRPVAVLSPQRLPALPQVPTVAESGYPGFQMGTWFALLAPAGLPAPVQQKLEKALAEVANAPATKARMVELALTPAYGNGAAVKARVEKELPEMRAVAARADIRAE encoded by the coding sequence ATGACCGCAATGCCCCCGAAGCCGTTTCTCGCCTGCGCCGCCGCCCTGACCGCGGTGCTGTCCGCAACGCCCGCCGCCGCGCAGGCCCAATCCTGGCCGGACCGACCGATCCGGCTGGTGGTGCCCTTCGCCGCGGGCGGCGCCACTGACGTGCTGGGCCGCCTGCTGGCAGTCGGCCTCGGCGAAAAGCTCGGCCAGTCGGTAGTGGTCGAGAACAAGCCCGGCGCCAGCACCGTGATCGGCGCCACCCAGGTATCCAAGGCCGCGCCCGACGGCTACACGCTGCTGCTGGCGGCCAGCACCACGCTGACGCTGAACCCGGCCATCCGCCAACACCTGGGCTACGACCCCATCAAGAGCTTCACCCCGCTGGGCCTGGTCGCCGACATGAGCCTGGTGCTGGTAGCCAACCCGGACACGCAGATCACCACGCTCAAGGATCTGGTGACGCAGGCCAAGGCGCACCCCGACAAGTTCTCCTACGGCTCGTTCGGCGCCGGCTCCTCGGTGCATTTCGGCGCGGAGATGCTCAAGTCCGCCACCGGCATCCGCATGGTCCACGTGCCCTTCAACGGCAGCGCCCCCAGCCTGACCGCGCTGGCCGGCGGCCAGGTGCCGATCGCGGTCGATACCGTGGTGGCCACCCTGCCGCTGATCAAGGGTGGCAAGATCCGGCCAGTGGCAGTGCTGTCGCCGCAGCGACTGCCAGCGCTGCCGCAAGTACCGACCGTCGCGGAGAGCGGCTATCCCGGCTTCCAGATGGGCACGTGGTTCGCGCTGCTGGCACCCGCGGGCCTGCCCGCGCCGGTGCAGCAGAAGCTGGAGAAGGCGCTGGCCGAGGTCGCCAATGCACCCGCCACCAAGGCACGCATGGTCGAGCTGGCGCTGACGCCGGCCTACGGCAATGGCGCGGCGGTGAAGGCGCGGGTGGAGAAGGAATTGCCTGAGATGCGGGCGGTGGCGGCGCGGGCGGATATTCGGGCGGAGTAA
- a CDS encoding OB-fold protein — MKTGKLVVGLALAGLLAGCESMDGAMSSISGVLDGTGDVLSGDFRMLADPKPASLGDIWSDWKKNEITAKKKWDSQAILVSGTVSRITKVDGLGKSDDTIAVYFKDSVNPQCTGKALMRDALMVNQKKISNLQTGDKVNVTGVLATRDSEMANSSNTECYFAFSKSKIESAANTTAAAGSAAAPAKAATTTKSTKSTKSTKTSSTK; from the coding sequence ATGAAGACGGGAAAACTGGTGGTAGGGCTGGCGCTGGCCGGGTTGCTGGCGGGATGTGAATCGATGGACGGCGCAATGTCCTCCATCAGCGGCGTGCTCGACGGCACCGGCGACGTGCTGAGCGGCGACTTCCGCATGCTGGCGGATCCGAAGCCGGCTTCGCTGGGCGATATCTGGTCGGACTGGAAGAAGAACGAAATCACCGCGAAGAAGAAGTGGGATTCGCAGGCAATCCTGGTATCGGGTACGGTCTCCCGCATCACCAAGGTGGATGGCCTGGGCAAGTCGGACGACACCATCGCCGTCTACTTCAAGGACTCGGTCAATCCGCAGTGCACCGGCAAGGCGCTGATGCGCGACGCGCTGATGGTCAACCAGAAGAAGATCAGCAACCTGCAGACCGGGGACAAGGTCAACGTCACCGGCGTGCTGGCCACGCGCGATTCGGAAATGGCCAACAGCAGCAATACCGAATGCTATTTCGCGTTCAGCAAGTCGAAGATCGAATCAGCGGCCAATACCACGGCAGCTGCCGGCAGCGCGGCCGCTCCCGCCAAGGCAGCCACGACCACCAAGTCGACCAAATCGACAAAGTCGACCAAGACCAGCAGCACGAAGTAA
- a CDS encoding BON domain-containing protein gives MGYYYDERNARNARQRRQAWQDDDWQPESEQERWQARRRRQQMAPGQTSYGGPARPDRDFNEAYGARRYPAHPSGERYGSNLRYGLNGGYGWERASEWRDPQAWQRDDDNAERQWRRSAERARDPRESPRTRGHDTHFGDLRSDTRYWVDPHEDWEEKQRYEIRRHSPGYREYAQRRGWETDSPDDEREGSHGVLYNLGRRIGEAVGDWFGSSERRTGPRGYQRSDERIRDQICEQLSYARGVDVSDVSVDVSEGVVSLTGTVRDRGQKFYIEDLADGTYGVKEVNNDIRVRREAPEARSTSDVTGSTWRG, from the coding sequence ATGGGCTACTACTACGATGAGCGCAATGCGCGCAACGCGCGCCAACGCCGCCAGGCATGGCAGGACGATGACTGGCAACCTGAATCCGAACAGGAGCGCTGGCAAGCGCGGCGTCGGCGCCAGCAAATGGCCCCGGGCCAAACCAGCTACGGCGGCCCCGCCCGCCCGGACCGGGATTTCAACGAAGCGTACGGCGCCCGCAGGTACCCGGCACACCCGTCCGGCGAGCGTTACGGCAGCAACCTGCGCTACGGCCTGAACGGCGGCTATGGCTGGGAGCGTGCCAGCGAATGGCGCGACCCGCAGGCGTGGCAACGCGACGACGACAACGCCGAGCGCCAGTGGCGCCGCAGCGCCGAACGCGCACGGGATCCGCGTGAATCGCCGCGCACGCGCGGCCATGACACCCACTTCGGCGACCTGCGCAGTGACACCCGCTACTGGGTCGACCCGCACGAGGACTGGGAAGAGAAGCAGCGCTATGAAATCCGGCGCCACAGCCCGGGCTACCGGGAATATGCGCAGCGCCGCGGCTGGGAAACCGACAGCCCCGATGACGAGCGCGAAGGCTCGCATGGCGTGCTCTACAACCTGGGCCGCCGCATCGGCGAAGCCGTGGGCGACTGGTTCGGCAGCTCCGAACGCCGCACCGGCCCGCGCGGCTACCAGCGCAGCGACGAGCGCATCCGCGACCAGATCTGCGAGCAGCTCAGCTACGCTCGCGGCGTTGACGTCAGCGACGTCAGCGTCGACGTCAGCGAAGGCGTGGTGTCATTGACCGGCACCGTGCGCGACCGCGGCCAGAAGTTCTATATCGAAGACCTGGCCGACGGCACCTACGGCGTCAAGGAAGTCAACAACGACATCCGCGTGCGCCGCGAGGCCCCCGAAGCCCGCAGCACCAGCGATGTGACCGGCAGCACCTGGCGCGGATAA